A genome region from Streptomyces sp. S4.7 includes the following:
- a CDS encoding ABC transporter ATP-binding protein — MYANEHATRETAVRLEAVAKIYGDGDNRVAALKELTLSFGAGTFTAVMGPSGSGKSTFLHCAAGLVKPTSGSVFVGGTDLAHMDEVQLTKLRRDRIGFIFQAFNLLPALTVMQNILLPLELAGRRPDKELIRSVVDRVGLADRTRHLPGELSGGQQQRVAIARALVTRPAVVFADEPTGALDTRTAGAVLALLRESVTVAGQTLVMVTHDPVAASYADRVVFLADGMPAGELQRPTADAVAARMTRLGAWEGDGRPAAPVATGGRF; from the coding sequence GTGTACGCCAATGAACATGCCACCCGCGAAACGGCGGTACGGCTCGAAGCCGTCGCCAAGATCTACGGTGACGGCGACAATCGGGTCGCCGCGCTCAAGGAACTCACCCTGAGCTTCGGCGCGGGGACCTTCACCGCAGTCATGGGCCCGTCCGGATCCGGCAAGAGCACCTTCCTGCACTGCGCCGCCGGCCTTGTCAAGCCCACCTCCGGCTCCGTCTTCGTCGGCGGCACGGATCTCGCGCACATGGACGAGGTCCAGCTGACGAAACTGCGCCGGGACCGGATCGGGTTCATCTTCCAGGCGTTCAACCTGCTCCCGGCGCTGACCGTGATGCAGAACATCCTGCTGCCGCTCGAACTGGCCGGCCGCCGCCCCGACAAGGAGCTCATCCGCTCCGTCGTCGACCGGGTCGGCCTCGCCGACCGGACCCGTCATCTGCCGGGCGAACTCTCCGGCGGCCAGCAGCAGCGGGTGGCGATCGCCCGCGCCCTGGTCACGCGGCCCGCCGTCGTCTTCGCCGACGAGCCGACGGGCGCCCTCGACACCCGTACGGCCGGCGCGGTCCTCGCGCTGCTGCGCGAGTCGGTGACCGTCGCCGGGCAGACCCTGGTGATGGTCACCCACGACCCCGTCGCCGCCTCCTACGCGGACCGCGTGGTGTTCCTCGCGGACGGCATGCCCGCGGGCGAACTCCAGCGGCCGACCGCCGACGCCGTCGCCGCGCGCATGACCCGCCTCGGTGCCTGGGAGGGCGACGGCCGGCCGGCCGCGCCCGTCGCGACGGGCGGCCGGTTCTGA
- a CDS encoding type I polyketide synthase yields the protein MAEPAKPDTRMLEALRASLKETERLREQNRALTAAQREPVAIVGMACRYPGGVGSPDDLWELLAGGRDGVTAFPADRGWEEALRDADGRSRSVTDEGGFLHDAGEFDAAFFGISPREALVMDPQQRLLLEGAWEALEHAGIDPTTLKGSRTGVYAGVMYHDYFGSFGTGSMVAGRVAYTLGLEGPTLSVDTACSSSLVALHLAAQALQQGEADLALAGGVTVMASPGTFVEFSRQGAISPDGRCKSYAADANGTGFAEGLGVLVLERLSDARRSGHEVWAVVRGSAVNQDGASNGLTAPNGPSQQRVIRAALSRARLSATEVDVVEGHGTGTVLGDPIEAQALLATYGQGRPDGAPLLLGSVKSNLGHTQAAAGVAGVMKMVLAMRHGVVPGSLHADEPSHQVDWASGAVELVPEARKWPEAGRPRRAGVSSFGISGTNAHVVLEQAPATAEPAYPDPAEPPVLLWPLSARTPEALAAQAARLRDFTAGRPEHTPAAVARALGTRRTAFAHRAAVTGTDRAGLLTALDSLARGDSAPAVVRGRTRAKARTAYLFTGQGAQRLGMGAELRAAFPVFAAAFDEAEAALGVGLSEVLAGADGAAADRTLYAQAGLFAFEVAMFRLLESWGVRPDFLAGHSIGELAAAHVAGVVGLADAGRLVAARGRLMQALPEGGAMVAVQATEGEVRPLLGPGVAIAAVNSPSAVVISGETDAVLATADNFARTKRLTVSHAFHSALMDDMLGDFRAVCEKTVLHEPRIPLVSGVTGDIAGPGLLTDPEYWVRHVREPVRFADAARTLVERGAGRFVELGPDAVLTGMARECAVPDDALFVALGRRRTAESAAVATGLARLYADGLTPDWPAVFPGTAASPLPTYAFQHERYWIAADVALTAPALDTPQHLSTASTAAREPLGDRLAGLTPEEATGVLTDLVSAEAAALLGYGADGAMGPDTVFLEAGMDSVTAAELRGAVRAATGLTLTTGAVFDHGTPARLAAVLRQEYDRGVVSVPDEKAEEGSREHAVTAPAPDRESVSGLLRMAATGGRMSKGMDLLGAVAAILPGFTTVAELGGVAPAVRLSRGPADRRLICVPSPMALGGAHQYARFAAHFHGRREVAVPAVPGFGRDEPLPLSFDAVVDVLAEGTRAAADDAPFVLLGYSSGGQFAHAVAESLEKAGTPADAIVLLDTYLPDGGGNDDLWREMFEGMLDREDSFGGFSAPRLAAMSRYSELILDRSPGALTAPVLFVRPAESFTSGGAGNDDWRAGWDADHTLREVPGNHFTLLEESATTTALAVDDWLAGLPGGGSAPGR from the coding sequence GTGGCCGAGCCCGCCAAGCCCGACACCAGGATGCTCGAAGCGCTGCGCGCTTCGCTCAAGGAGACCGAGCGGCTGCGCGAGCAGAACCGCGCGCTCACCGCCGCGCAGCGCGAGCCCGTCGCGATCGTGGGCATGGCGTGCCGCTATCCCGGCGGCGTCGGCTCTCCTGACGATCTGTGGGAGCTGCTGGCGGGCGGCCGGGACGGCGTCACGGCGTTCCCCGCCGACCGGGGCTGGGAGGAGGCGTTGCGTGACGCCGACGGACGGAGCAGGTCTGTCACCGACGAGGGCGGATTCCTGCACGACGCGGGGGAGTTCGACGCCGCCTTCTTCGGGATCTCGCCCCGTGAGGCCCTGGTCATGGACCCGCAGCAGCGGCTCCTCCTCGAAGGGGCGTGGGAGGCGTTGGAGCACGCGGGCATCGACCCGACGACCCTGAAGGGCAGCCGGACCGGCGTCTACGCCGGGGTGATGTACCACGACTACTTCGGCAGTTTCGGCACCGGCAGCATGGTCGCGGGCCGGGTCGCCTACACCCTGGGCCTCGAAGGGCCCACCCTGTCGGTCGACACGGCGTGTTCGTCGTCCCTGGTCGCGCTGCACCTGGCCGCGCAGGCACTTCAGCAGGGCGAGGCGGACCTCGCCCTGGCCGGCGGGGTCACGGTGATGGCGTCCCCCGGCACCTTCGTCGAGTTCAGCAGGCAGGGCGCCATCTCCCCGGACGGCCGCTGCAAGTCGTACGCCGCCGACGCGAACGGCACCGGCTTCGCCGAGGGACTCGGTGTCCTCGTCCTCGAACGGCTGTCGGACGCACGGCGGTCGGGCCACGAGGTGTGGGCGGTGGTACGGGGTTCGGCGGTGAATCAGGACGGTGCGTCGAACGGTCTGACGGCGCCGAACGGTCCCTCGCAGCAGCGGGTGATCCGCGCGGCCCTGTCGCGGGCCCGGCTCTCCGCCACCGAGGTCGACGTCGTGGAGGGCCACGGCACGGGAACGGTGCTGGGAGACCCGATCGAGGCGCAGGCGCTGCTGGCGACGTACGGCCAAGGGCGCCCGGACGGTGCGCCGTTGCTCCTCGGCTCGGTGAAGTCCAACCTCGGGCACACCCAGGCCGCCGCCGGTGTCGCGGGTGTCATGAAGATGGTGCTCGCCATGCGCCACGGCGTCGTACCGGGATCGCTGCACGCCGACGAGCCGTCACATCAGGTCGACTGGGCTTCGGGGGCCGTGGAGTTGGTACCGGAGGCGCGGAAGTGGCCGGAGGCCGGCCGGCCGCGCCGGGCCGGGGTGTCGTCCTTCGGGATCAGCGGCACCAACGCCCACGTCGTCCTCGAACAGGCCCCGGCGACTGCGGAACCCGCGTACCCCGACCCGGCCGAACCGCCGGTCCTGCTCTGGCCGTTGTCCGCCCGTACCCCCGAGGCCCTGGCGGCGCAGGCCGCCCGGCTCCGGGACTTCACCGCCGGGCGCCCGGAGCACACCCCCGCAGCGGTGGCGCGGGCCCTCGGCACCCGGCGTACCGCCTTCGCCCACCGGGCGGCCGTCACCGGCACCGACCGCGCCGGTCTGCTCACCGCGCTGGACTCGCTGGCGCGGGGGGACAGCGCTCCCGCGGTCGTACGCGGCCGTACGCGTGCGAAGGCGCGCACCGCCTACCTGTTCACCGGCCAGGGCGCGCAGCGGCTCGGCATGGGCGCCGAACTCCGCGCCGCCTTCCCGGTGTTCGCCGCCGCCTTCGACGAGGCCGAGGCGGCTCTCGGCGTCGGACTGAGCGAGGTGCTGGCGGGCGCGGACGGCGCGGCCGCCGACCGCACGCTGTACGCCCAGGCCGGTCTCTTCGCCTTCGAGGTCGCGATGTTCCGTCTGCTGGAGTCCTGGGGCGTCCGGCCCGACTTCCTGGCCGGTCACTCCATCGGTGAACTCGCCGCCGCGCATGTGGCGGGAGTCGTGGGACTGGCGGACGCGGGCAGGCTGGTGGCCGCCCGGGGACGGCTCATGCAGGCGCTCCCGGAGGGCGGGGCGATGGTCGCCGTCCAGGCCACCGAGGGCGAGGTCCGGCCCCTGCTCGGGCCGGGCGTCGCGATCGCCGCCGTCAACAGCCCCTCCGCGGTGGTGATTTCGGGTGAGACCGACGCCGTACTCGCCACCGCGGACAACTTCGCCAGGACGAAGCGGCTCACGGTCTCGCACGCCTTCCACTCCGCGCTGATGGACGACATGCTCGGCGACTTCCGGGCGGTCTGCGAGAAGACCGTCCTCCACGAGCCCCGTATCCCGCTCGTCTCCGGTGTCACCGGCGACATCGCCGGGCCCGGTCTGCTCACCGACCCCGAGTACTGGGTCCGGCACGTGCGCGAGCCGGTGCGGTTCGCGGACGCCGCGCGGACACTCGTGGAGCGCGGCGCCGGCCGTTTCGTGGAGCTGGGCCCCGACGCCGTGCTGACCGGCATGGCACGCGAGTGCGCGGTTCCCGACGACGCGCTGTTCGTCGCGCTCGGCCGCCGCAGGACGGCGGAGAGCGCCGCGGTCGCGACCGGTCTCGCGCGCCTGTACGCGGACGGGCTCACGCCCGACTGGCCCGCCGTGTTCCCCGGTACGGCGGCCTCGCCGCTGCCCACGTACGCCTTCCAGCACGAGCGTTACTGGATCGCGGCGGACGTCGCCCTCACCGCGCCCGCCCTCGACACGCCGCAGCACCTGTCCACTGCCTCCACCGCGGCGCGTGAGCCACTGGGCGACCGGCTGGCCGGGCTGACCCCGGAAGAGGCGACCGGGGTGCTGACCGACCTGGTGAGCGCCGAGGCCGCCGCGCTGCTCGGCTACGGGGCGGACGGCGCCATGGGCCCTGACACCGTCTTCCTCGAAGCGGGCATGGACTCGGTGACCGCTGCCGAACTGCGCGGCGCGGTACGCGCCGCCACCGGACTCACCCTGACGACCGGGGCCGTGTTCGACCACGGCACGCCCGCCCGGCTCGCCGCCGTACTCCGTCAGGAGTACGACCGCGGGGTCGTGTCCGTCCCGGACGAGAAGGCCGAGGAAGGCAGCCGGGAACACGCCGTGACCGCCCCCGCACCCGACCGCGAGTCCGTCAGCGGTCTGCTGCGGATGGCCGCGACCGGCGGCCGGATGTCGAAGGGCATGGACCTGCTCGGCGCGGTCGCCGCCATCCTGCCCGGCTTCACCACCGTCGCCGAACTGGGCGGTGTCGCACCGGCCGTACGCCTCTCGCGCGGCCCCGCCGACCGGCGTCTGATCTGCGTTCCCTCGCCCATGGCGCTCGGCGGCGCGCACCAGTACGCCCGCTTCGCCGCGCACTTCCACGGCCGCAGGGAGGTCGCGGTGCCGGCCGTGCCCGGCTTCGGCCGCGACGAGCCGCTGCCGCTGTCATTCGACGCGGTCGTGGACGTTCTGGCCGAGGGGACACGGGCGGCGGCCGACGACGCGCCCTTCGTCCTGCTCGGTTACTCCTCGGGCGGTCAGTTCGCCCACGCCGTCGCCGAGTCGCTGGAGAAGGCGGGCACCCCCGCGGACGCGATCGTCCTGCTGGACACCTATCTGCCCGACGGCGGCGGCAACGACGACCTGTGGCGGGAGATGTTCGAGGGGATGCTGGACCGCGAGGACAGCTTCGGCGGTTTCAGCGCCCCACGGCTCGCCGCGATGAGCCGCTACAGCGAGCTGATCCTCGACCGGTCGCCCGGCGCGCTCACGGCGCCCGTCCTGTTCGTACGTCCCGCCGAGTCGTTCACGTCCGGCGGGGCGGGCAACGACGACTGGCGGGCCGGCTGGGACGCGGACCACACCCTGCGGGAGGTGCCCGGCAATCACTTCACGCTCCTGGAGGAGTCGGCGACCACGACGGCGCTGGCGGTCGACGACTGGCTCGCGGGGCTGCCGGGCGGCGGCAGTGCGCCCGGCAGGTGA